The DNA window ataaatattgataaaatttaatttaaaaaatactaacTTATAATAGTTTTTTTCAGATATatagattaaaatttaataattttattcagcataaattaattttatttattaaaaaaaaccgtTTCATATCTTAAAAAAAAAGTGGGTTAGTTGCTGTGGGCAATATACGTAAATATAAAAGCCGAGCGGACTCatacatcaaaatttaaaaaaggacAAAAATGAATTATCTATCTGGATGccctaattttattttcattgaaTTTCGTCGCTAGCTCGGCTCAGGAACGACTATGAACCAACCCGTTCTGTTTTCATTCTAAAATCTAACTCTTTTTTCTTTGCCACCAAAAACAAGCCATTTATAAAAACCTTTGCGCTCCCAAAACCCAAATCATTTGATTTCTTCTcattgaaccaaaaaaaaaaaaatcatttgatttCTTGTCCAGAAATcgttcattttttttgaaaaaaaaaacccagatcTGTGTAATAGCACCCTCGGTTTTCTCTCAAATTTATGATCTAACCTTCTTTTTTTTCCCCTTGAGCTACCAGAGActagtttctttctttttgttagGACGACCCTCAGTTTTGCCACTATTTACGGCGTTACCCCTTTGGAAGAAACCCTagctttgtttctttcttctttttttttgtagttGCGTACGGATTTCGGTTTTCTAGGGTTTCGAATCTGTTTTTTCGGAGTTTAGGGTTGTGATATGAATAGTAGAGGGAGGTATCCACCGGGAATCGGTGTTGGCCGAGGGGGCGGAGTGAACGCGAACCCTAGCTTTCAGTCGAGGCCTTCGCAACAACACTACGTGCAGAGGAATTTGTTGCAGAATCACCAGCACTTTCAACAACAACAACACCAGCAACAACAACAGCATCAGCAACAGCTGTGGCTCAGACGAGACCAGTTGCCCGGCGGCAATGACTCCAGTGTGGTCGATGAGGTCGAGAAGACCGTACAATCTGAAGCCGTCGACTCTAGGTCCCCTTccatttcttctcctttttttgttgttatttgtATTTACGAAGAATCTTCTTTTCCATTGTATTTTGTTGCATTATCTCTCTAGAGAAGACGATTTAACAGGTTTTGAGTATTCTAATAACCTTAAGTAGTCATTTTAGGGTTTGATTTGGTCGGGAAATTTCCATTTGTTAGGAGGAACTCGATTGTACTGAGAAAGGACTTGATGAGGGATGggcaattttaatttatttattgcttttttGGTTACCCTTTAATTTGCTTTTTAACTGTTAAAGTTTTATCTATGAGTTGTGTTCTCTCTTGTATATGCTATAGAGTGAAACTTAATATTTAGgtgattttatcaaattgaatttTCTGTTTTGCTTTATTGCCTATGGTTTCAGTCTTATTTACCTCTTTCCTTACCTCCTCTTTTAGTTCGCAAGATTGGAAGGCGAGGCTGAACGTACCGCCACCTGATACACGCTACAAAACAGAGGTATTTTTGTAAATGATATTTGGTTCTGGTGttgaatttaccatttctttGCTAAGGAGATTGCACGCAAGAGAACTGTCATTTTAAAAATTGCTTGAAAGATTTTATATGTTTTACCATGATAATCATGATTTCATAccttcataaaataaaataaaataattggttaaattctgttattagtccttgtactttatgaaagttgtggatttaatccctgtactttaatttggtcattttttagtccttgtacttttcaaaatttaaaattgcaGTCCTCACCAAACTGTAACTGTTATattcattaaattaagttatgctatttcaaaaattttatgcattaaaCATGTTATCATACATGTAATGTCATGGAAGCttgttatttccacatattactcacCAAAAATCCTGTTAATGGATTAGTGACGGTCATTAGCGtcaaaaatgaaatttcaaaattctaaaaatatagggacttagaatgatccaattggagaatatCGCCAAATCTACAATTGTACCATGGTATagaactagtaattgaatttaaccaaatagaTTAACTGTCACTGTTTGTGTCAGGACTAAAATTTCAGATGTCGAAAAATACAGGGGCTAAACTTGATTAAATTCAATTTGAAAAGGATAGGGATTAAAATcgatcaaattaaagtaaaaggactaaattcacaACTTCTGCATAGTATAGGGAGAATTGCgaaatttaacctaaaaaattCTTCCCAGCTCTTTAGAATGGTATAGGACAAATTGCTGTCTTATGTTATTCTGGTGTTGCAAGTGATTGTTCTTTTTTAATTCCTATTATCTTATGATATAAACTATAAATGCACTTTCTAAAGTTTTTAACTTGGGACGCTGATAACCTAGGGTTTTGATGTTGACCTGTTAGTGAAATTTTAGGTTTGTATTATTTCATCCTCGGTAgcatatcattttatttttgtgaCATATATCTCATTACAAGGCATGAGGGTAGTTCTTTGTCCTTTGAGATATTTGAAAAAGTTTAATTGCATTTTTATGCACCGATCTGCCATTGAATTGCTGCCAGGACGTGACAGCTACCAAAGGAAATGAATTTGAGGACTATTTTCTGAAACGTGAACTTCTTATGGGAATATATGAGAAGGGTTTTGAAAGACCATCTCCTATTCAGGAAGAGAGTATTCCTATTGCTTTAACCGGAAGTGATATTCTTGCTAGAGCCAAAAATGGCACTGGGAAGACAGCAGCATTTTGTATTCCTGCCTTGGAAAAAATTGACCAAGATAACAATGTTATTCAAGGTTAGATCGCCATCTACTTCTtccttttgttttcaatttttttgtttacCTGTGTATCAGCTATAGGTCCAGTTAATTGGCAATTGGTACTTCATAGCTCTCCCATTTCTATTCTTCATTCTTCTTCTAGTTGCTTGATTTGCTTGTCAATCAGATATTGGTGAAGATGCATGAGTGCTGTTTGTTGCATTTACTATTAACTGAAATCTGAATAATGGGCATTTATACGTATCGACATAGTTGAGTGAGGGTCAAACTTCTGTACCAGTTTGTGAAATGAGTGCATCAAGACTTCTTGCAAATAGGTGCAACGTTTTGCGTCAGTCCAGGCATAGATTTTGATTCTTCTTACTGAAACTTGCACAAATGAAGTTCTTCATTTGAAACTTTTTTGGCTTAAAATGAGATACGTATCAGTTCCCTCTCTGTTGTGTTACTTTTGGCACAAAAAAGTTATCATTGCCACTCttggattttttattttcaatatctGTTCAATTACTTGTTTTTACTCATAATGCATTTTTTTTGGCGCAGTTGTCATACTTGTTCCAACACGAGAACTGGCTCTTCAGACATCACAAGTGTGCAAGGAGCTCGGGAAGCATTTACAAATTCAAGTCATGGTCACAACTGGAGGTACCAGTCTCAAGGATGATATCATGCGACTGTATCAACCAGTTCATTTGCTGGTTGGAACTCCTGGCAGAATTCTTGACCTTGCTAAAAAGGGTGTTTGCATTTTGAAAGATTGTTCAATGCTTATTATGGACGAGGTAATAATTTGGTAGTTTCTCTGTATTTTTCTTTcagtttgattttctttttgccTTTCAAGTTTAACATGAGAGAATTTGATGAAGTTATCTGGGAATCTTGGCAAACGGTTTTTTATGGGTTTATGCCTTTTTGATTGGGTGGGATGAGGATAGGTTTTGGTCGCCTCATGTTTACAGCTTGGAAATATTTGCCGCAATTGAGTTGGCAGAGACAATATGAATTCTCTTCATTTTGTTCTTACAGTTTTCTGGTTTCTTTCAAAGGTCCAGATTCTTGAAACTATTTTGGCTGCATCATTTGTTGGATTTTTTGCTTAAAGATTTTAAACATAATTAGAAGTACTTACCGTAAGTTGAGGCTGTAGCTAGCTGCATTCTCTTTGTGCTTACTCTCTTCATTAGGTCCATGAGTCCCGATGTCTGTTGTCTGTAAAGATTGAGATCTTCTTTCCTCATTTACccctgatttttttttcaatttcttatcTTTATATAATTGCTTGGTTGGAGCTAGATCTCAAGTGTGAGTCAATAATGCATTATAAGTTTCTGTAAAAAGGAAGCAATACAGTTGTAGGATGGAgaaaatatttgattattttccttGCCTTGTTTATGCTCGACTTTTTTTAACATTGTACATGCACAATATGATGTCCTCCTTTTTGGTTTCTTTCAGGCAGATAAACTTCTGTCTCCAGAGTTTCAACCTTCTATAGAGC is part of the Gossypium hirsutum isolate 1008001.06 chromosome D11, Gossypium_hirsutum_v2.1, whole genome shotgun sequence genome and encodes:
- the LOC107911969 gene encoding DEAD-box ATP-dependent RNA helicase 8, yielding MNSRGRYPPGIGVGRGGGVNANPSFQSRPSQQHYVQRNLLQNHQHFQQQQHQQQQQHQQQLWLRRDQLPGGNDSSVVDEVEKTVQSEAVDSSSQDWKARLNVPPPDTRYKTEDVTATKGNEFEDYFLKRELLMGIYEKGFERPSPIQEESIPIALTGSDILARAKNGTGKTAAFCIPALEKIDQDNNVIQVVILVPTRELALQTSQVCKELGKHLQIQVMVTTGGTSLKDDIMRLYQPVHLLVGTPGRILDLAKKGVCILKDCSMLIMDEADKLLSPEFQPSIEQLIHFLPANRQILMFSATFPVTVKDFKDRYLKKPYIINLMDELTLKGITQYYAFVEERQKVHCLNTLFSKLQINQSIIFCNSVNRVELLAKKITELGYSCFYIHAKMLQDHRNRVFHDFRNGACRNLVCTDLFTRGIDIQAVNVVINFDFPKNSETYLHRVGRSGRFGHLGLAVNLITYEDRFNLYRIEQELGTEIKQIPPHIDQAIYCR